In Carassius gibelio isolate Cgi1373 ecotype wild population from Czech Republic chromosome B19, carGib1.2-hapl.c, whole genome shotgun sequence, one DNA window encodes the following:
- the tpd52 gene encoding tumor protein D52 isoform X4, which yields MEEADQGPKSPDFIPEVGEDAVNAVPSSPFTALTEEEQAELHSELAKVEDEIQTLSQVLAAKEKQVADIKRKLGITPLNEFKQNLSKGWHEVTTSTAYKKTSETLSQVGQKATTAFSSVGSAITRKLEDVRLQSFSNSFGIRSIQHSASMPVMRNTPTFKSFEEKVETLKTKISPTPSTGDAEEVSESTPDGEPVAEHPEGTCPPDQKPH from the exons GGCCCAAGAGTCCAGACTTTATCCCAGAAGTAGGCGAAGATGCAGTGAATGCAGTGCCCAGTTCGCCCTTCACAGCCCTAACTGAGGAAGAGCAAGCAGAGCTTCACAGTGAGCTagcaaag GTGGAAGATGAGATCCAGACTCTTTCTCAGGTGCTGGCGGCCAAAGAGAAGCAGGTGGCAGACATCAAGCGGAAATTGGGCATCACTCCACTCAACGAGTTCAAACAGAACTTGAGCAAAGGCTGGCATGAAGTCACCACCTCTACTGC GTATAAGAAGACCTCAGAGACCCTGTCCCAAGTGGGTCAGAAGGCGACGACGGCGTTCTCCAGCGTGGGCTCAGCCATTACCAGAAAGCTAGAGGACGTGAG ATTACAGTCATTTTCCAATTCTTTTGG TATACGCTCCATACAGCATTCGGCTAGCATGCCGGTGATGAG AAACACGCCCACTTTCAAGTCATTTGAGGAGAAAGTGGAAACCTTAAAG ACCAAGATAAGCCCGACGCCATCGACAGGCGATGCTGAAGAGGTTTCAGAATCCACACCTGATGGAGAGCCAGTGGCTGAACACCCCGAGGGAACTTGTCCTCCAGATCAAAAACCACACTGA
- the tpd52 gene encoding tumor protein D52 isoform X5, which yields MEEADQGPKSPDFIPEVGEDAVNAVPSSPFTALTEEEQAELHSELAKVEDEIQTLSQVLAAKEKQVADIKRKLGITPLNEFKQNLSKGWHEVTTSTAYKKTSETLSQVGQKATTAFSSVGSAITRKLEDVRNTPTFKSFEEKVETLKTKISPTPSTGDAEEVSESTPDGEPVAEHPEGTCPPDQKPH from the exons GGCCCAAGAGTCCAGACTTTATCCCAGAAGTAGGCGAAGATGCAGTGAATGCAGTGCCCAGTTCGCCCTTCACAGCCCTAACTGAGGAAGAGCAAGCAGAGCTTCACAGTGAGCTagcaaag GTGGAAGATGAGATCCAGACTCTTTCTCAGGTGCTGGCGGCCAAAGAGAAGCAGGTGGCAGACATCAAGCGGAAATTGGGCATCACTCCACTCAACGAGTTCAAACAGAACTTGAGCAAAGGCTGGCATGAAGTCACCACCTCTACTGC GTATAAGAAGACCTCAGAGACCCTGTCCCAAGTGGGTCAGAAGGCGACGACGGCGTTCTCCAGCGTGGGCTCAGCCATTACCAGAAAGCTAGAGGACGTGAG AAACACGCCCACTTTCAAGTCATTTGAGGAGAAAGTGGAAACCTTAAAG ACCAAGATAAGCCCGACGCCATCGACAGGCGATGCTGAAGAGGTTTCAGAATCCACACCTGATGGAGAGCCAGTGGCTGAACACCCCGAGGGAACTTGTCCTCCAGATCAAAAACCACACTGA